In Meleagris gallopavo isolate NT-WF06-2002-E0010 breed Aviagen turkey brand Nicholas breeding stock chromosome 2, Turkey_5.1, whole genome shotgun sequence, the following are encoded in one genomic region:
- the LOC100547773 gene encoding transmembrane protein 121-like has protein sequence MGKPSNSLMVLPVPLCRMVPPPPVSKPHVCLSTVLIMSSLILMDAYLVEQSQGSRKLGICVMVAVGDMCFLLVLRYVAIWVGAEVKTAKRGYAMILWFLYVFVLEIKVYFVYQNYKADRKSLDLMARKALTLLLSICIPALYVLLVATEHMEYVRTFKKKEDLRNRLFWVIVDMLDVLDIQANLWEPQKKGLPLWAEGIMFFYCYILLLVLPCVSLCEISMQGIGIMPHRMMLYPMLSMLTVNITTIFIRGSNMLFFRDSRVSSIFMGKNMLAIGLKVCMFVQYQRHRHHAPPGPGSAPQHSCQPQPSPGLQKSRDQPACPEELAQDNT, from the coding sequence ATGGGGAAGCCCAGCAACTCCCTGATGGTCCTACCTGTTCCTCTGTGCAGAATGGTTCCCCCACCACCCGTCAGCAAGCCCCACGTGTGCCTCTCAACTGTACTCATCATGAGCAGCCTCATCCTCATGGATGCCTACCTGGtggagcagagccagggctCCAGGAAGCTGGGCATCTGCGTCATGGTGGCAGTGGGCGACATGTGCTTCTTGCTGGTGCTCCGCTATGTGGCCATCTGGGTTGGGGCAGAGGTAAAGACGGCCAAGCGAGGTTATGCCATGATCCTCTGGTTCCTCTATGTCTTCGTTCTGGAGATCAAGGTTTACTTTGTCTACCAGAACTATAAAGCTGATCGGAAGAGCCTGGACCTCATGGCTCGCAAAGCGCTGACCTTGCTGCTCTCCATCTGCATCCCAGCCCTCTACGTGCTGCTGGTGGCCACAGAGCACATGGAGTACGTCAGGACgttcaagaagaaagaagatctTCGCAACCGCCTTTTCTGGGTCATCGTGGACATGCTGGATGTGCTGGACATTCAGGCCAACCTGTGGGAGCCCCAGAAGAAAGGGCTGCCACTCTGGGCCGAGGGCATCATGTTCTTCTACTGCTACATCTTGCTCCTGGTCCTCCCTTGCGTCTCCCTGTGCGAGATCAGCATGCAGGGGATCGGCATTATGCCGCACCGCATGATGCTGTACCCCATGCTGAGCATGCTCACCGTCAACATCACCACCATCTTCATCCGAGGCAGCAACATGCTCTTCTTCAGGGACTCCCGGGTCTCCAGCATCTTCATGGGCAAGAACATGCTGGCCATCGGGTTGAAGGTCTGCATGTTTGTGCAGTACCAGCGGCACAGGCACCACGCGCCTCCAGGGCCAGGCTCTGCCCCgcagcacagctgccagccccagccctccccagggctgcagaaGTCTCGGGACCAGCCTGCCTGCCCTGAGGAACTGGCACAGGACAATACATGA
- the MRPL2 gene encoding 39S ribosomal protein L2, mitochondrial isoform X1, whose protein sequence is MWKCRVKYTVRPVGMKKTGGRDHTGRIRVRGIGGGHKRRYRMIDFQRLRYDEGTEKVIAVRYDPCRSADIALVAGGNQKRWIIATENMQPGDLIKNSSHIGRMAVLAKEGDAYPLGALPVGTLICNLESHPGKGAQYIRAAGTCGVLLRKVNGTAIVQLPSKRHMQVLETCVATVGRVSNVDHNKRVIGKAGRNRWLGKRPHTGLWHRKGGWAGRKIKPLPPMKSYVNLPRITTQQ, encoded by the exons ATGTGGAAGTGCCGCGTCAAGTACACGGTGCGGCCCGTGGGCATGAAGAAGACGGGCGGCCGCGATCACACAG GGCGCATCCGAGTGCGGGGCATCGGCGGGGGACACAAACGGCGGTACCGCATGATCGACTTCCAGCGGCTGCGGTACGACGAGGGCACCGAGAAGGTCATCGCCGTCCGATACGACCCTTGCAG GTCAGCTGACATTGCCCTGGTAGCTGGTGGCAATCAGAAGCGCTGGATCATCGCCACAGAGAACATGCAGCCCGGGGACCTGATCAAGAACTCCTCACACATCGGAAGGATGGCAG TATTGGCCAAGGAAGGGGACGCCTATCCGCTGGGGGCCCTGCCTGTGGGCACACTCATCTGTAACTTGGAGAGCCACCCTGGGAAGGGAGCACAGTACATCCGGGCTGCCG GGACCTGCGGAGTGTTGCTGAGGAAGGTAAACGGGACGGCCATCGTGCAGCTGCCCTCCAAGAGACACATGCAG GTGCTGGAGACGTGCGTGGCCACAGTGGGCCGCGTGTCCAATGTTGACCACAACAAGCGGGTGATCGGAAAGGCCGGCCGCAACCGCTGGCTGGGCAAGCGCCCGCACACAGGCTTATGGCATCGCAAGGGCGGCTGGGCTGGCCGTAAGATCAAGCCACTGCCACCCATGAAGAGCTACGTTAACTTGCCCCGCATCACAACACAGCAGTGA
- the MRPL2 gene encoding 39S ribosomal protein L2, mitochondrial isoform X3 produces the protein MWKCRVKYTVRPVGMKKTGGRDHTGRIRVRGIGGGHKRRYRMIDFQRLRYDEGTEKVIAVRYDPCRSADIALVAGGNQKRWIIATENMQPGDLIKNSSHIGRMAGTCGVLLRKVNGTAIVQLPSKRHMQVLETCVATVGRVSNVDHNKRVIGKAGRNRWLGKRPHTGLWHRKGGWAGRKIKPLPPMKSYVNLPRITTQQ, from the exons ATGTGGAAGTGCCGCGTCAAGTACACGGTGCGGCCCGTGGGCATGAAGAAGACGGGCGGCCGCGATCACACAG GGCGCATCCGAGTGCGGGGCATCGGCGGGGGACACAAACGGCGGTACCGCATGATCGACTTCCAGCGGCTGCGGTACGACGAGGGCACCGAGAAGGTCATCGCCGTCCGATACGACCCTTGCAG GTCAGCTGACATTGCCCTGGTAGCTGGTGGCAATCAGAAGCGCTGGATCATCGCCACAGAGAACATGCAGCCCGGGGACCTGATCAAGAACTCCTCACACATCGGAAGGATGGCAG GGACCTGCGGAGTGTTGCTGAGGAAGGTAAACGGGACGGCCATCGTGCAGCTGCCCTCCAAGAGACACATGCAG GTGCTGGAGACGTGCGTGGCCACAGTGGGCCGCGTGTCCAATGTTGACCACAACAAGCGGGTGATCGGAAAGGCCGGCCGCAACCGCTGGCTGGGCAAGCGCCCGCACACAGGCTTATGGCATCGCAAGGGCGGCTGGGCTGGCCGTAAGATCAAGCCACTGCCACCCATGAAGAGCTACGTTAACTTGCCCCGCATCACAACACAGCAGTGA
- the MRPL2 gene encoding 39S ribosomal protein L2, mitochondrial isoform X2, with product MWKCRVKYTVRPVGMKKTGGRDHTGRIRVRGIGGGHKRRYRMIDFQRLRYDEGTEKVIAVRYDPCRSADIALVAGGNQKRWIIATENMQPGDLIKNSSHIGRMAVLAKEGDAYPLGALPVGTLICNLESHPGKGAQYIRAAERDSSGFRTLSHCSAQLPPLTCCRDLRSVAEEGKRDGHRAAALQETHAGAGDVRGHSGPRVQC from the exons ATGTGGAAGTGCCGCGTCAAGTACACGGTGCGGCCCGTGGGCATGAAGAAGACGGGCGGCCGCGATCACACAG GGCGCATCCGAGTGCGGGGCATCGGCGGGGGACACAAACGGCGGTACCGCATGATCGACTTCCAGCGGCTGCGGTACGACGAGGGCACCGAGAAGGTCATCGCCGTCCGATACGACCCTTGCAG GTCAGCTGACATTGCCCTGGTAGCTGGTGGCAATCAGAAGCGCTGGATCATCGCCACAGAGAACATGCAGCCCGGGGACCTGATCAAGAACTCCTCACACATCGGAAGGATGGCAG TATTGGCCAAGGAAGGGGACGCCTATCCGCTGGGGGCCCTGCCTGTGGGCACACTCATCTGTAACTTGGAGAGCCACCCTGGGAAGGGAGCACAGTACATCCGGGCTGCCG AAAGAGATAGCAGTGGCTTTAGGACTTTGTCccactgctcagcacagctgcctcCTCTCACCTGCTGCAGGGACCTGCGGAGTGTTGCTGAGGAAGGTAAACGGGACGGCCATCGTGCAGCTGCCCTCCAAGAGACACATGCAG GTGCTGGAGACGTGCGTGGCCACAGTGGGCCGCGTGTCCAATGTTGA